caccgaccagcacatcgaccacagcGACCAGTACATcgaccagcacattgaccacagacaccagcacaccaaccagcacaacgaccacagtgaccagtacaccgaccagcacattgaccatGGATACCAGTACACTGACCAGCACAGTGACCACAGTAACCAGTGCACcgaccagcacatcgaccacagacaccagcacaccgaccagcacatcaaccacagtgaccagtacacctaccagcacattgaccacagacaccagcacaccaaccagcacaacgaccacagtgACTAGCAGACCTACCAGCACATCGATCACACTGACCAGTACCACTACCAGTACATCGACCACGGATACCAGTACACTGACCAGCAcagcgaccacagtgaccagtgcaccgaccagcacaacgaccaaagtgaccagtacaccaaccagcacatcgaccacagacACCAGTACACCTACCAGCATATCAACCACGGATACCAGTACACctaccagcacattgaccacagtgaccagtacaccgaccagcataccaaccacagtgaccagtacacctaCCAGCACAACGACCAAAGTGACCAGTACACATagcagcacatcaaccacagtgaccagtacaccgaccaccACATCGACCACAGAGATCAGTACACCAACCAGTACATCGACCACGGATACCAGTACACTGACCAGCACAGCGACCACTGTGACCAGTGCACCGACCATCAGatcaaccacagtgaccagtacaccgaccagcacatcaaccactgtgaccagtacaccgaccaccACATCGACCACTGtgaccagcacattgaccacagacaccagcacaccaaccagcacaccgaccacagtgaccagtagacctaccagcacaacgaccacagtgaccagtagacATACCAGCACATCGATCACACTGACCAGTACCACTACCAGTACATCGACCACGGATaccagtacaccaaccagcacatcgaccacagacaccagcacaccaaccagcacatcgaccacagagaccagtacaccaaccagcacatcaaccacagggaccagtacaccgaccagcacatcaaccacagtgaccagtTCACCAACCagttcaccaaccagcacactGCCGACCATGACCAGTGCACcaaccagcacattgaccacagagaccagtacaccaaccagcacatcgaccacagagaccagtacaccaaccagcacatcgaccacagtgaccagtacaccgaccagcacatcgaccacagagaccagtacaccaaccagcacattgaccacagagaccagtacaccaaccagcacatcgaccacagagaccagtatgctgaccagcacagcgaccacagtgaccagtacaccgaccagcacaatgaccacagtgaccagtacactgaccagcacagcgaccacagtgaccagtacaccgaccggcacattgaccacagacaccagcacaccaaccagcacaccgaccacagtgaccagtagacctaccagcacatcgaccacagtgaccagtagacCTACCAGCACATCGATCACACTGACCAGTACCACTACCAGTACACCGACCACAGATACCAGTActccaaccagcacatcgaccacagagaccagcacaccaaccagcacaacgaccaaagtgaccagtacaccgaccaccacatcaaccacagtgaccagtacaccgaccaccACATCGACCACAGAGATCAGTACACCAACCAGTACATCGACCACGGATaccagtacaccaaccagcacatcgaccacagagaccagtacaccgaccaccACATCGACCACAGACACCAACACACCAACCAACACAACGACcaaagtgaccagtacaccgaccagcacattgaccacagagagcagtacaccgaccagcacatcgaccaaagtgaccagtacaccaaccagcacatcgaccacagagaccagtacaccaaacagcacatcgaccacagagaccagtacaccGACTAGCACATTGACCACAGATACCAGTATGCTGACCAGCAcagcgaccacagtgaccagtgcaccaaccagcacatcaaccacagtgaccagtacaccgaccagcacattgaccacgGATACCAGTACACtgaccagcacattgaccacagtgaccagtacacctaccagcacattgaccacagacaccagcacaccaaccagcacaacgaccaaagtgaccagtacaccgaccggCACATTGACCACAGTGAtcagtacaccaaccagcacatcgaccacagacaccagtacaccaaccagcacatcgaccacagtgaccagtacaccaactagcacatcaaccacagggaccagtacactgaccagcacatcaaccacagtgaccagtacaccaaccagcacaccgccGACCATGACtagtacaccaaccagcacagcgaccacagtgaccagttcaccaaccagcacattgaccacggataccagcacactgaccagcaaaacgaccacagtgaccagtacactgaccagcacatcaaccacagacacCAGTATACctaccagcacattgaccacagacaccagcacaccaaccagcacagcgaccacagagaccagtacaccgaccagcacatcgaccacagcgaccagtacaccgaccagcacattgaccacgGATACCAGTACACTGACCAGCAcagcgaccacagtgaccagtacaccgaccggcacattgaccacagacaccagcacaccaaccagcacacctaCCACAGTAACCAGTAGACCTACCAGCACAatgaccacagtgaccagtagacCTACCAGCACATCGATCACACTGACCAGTACCACTACCAGTACATCGACCACGGATaccagtacaccaaccagcacatcgaccacagagaccagcacaccaaccagaaCAACGACcaaagtgaccagtacaccgaccagcacatcaaccacagtgaccagtacaccaacCACCACATCGACCACAGAGATCAGTACACCGACCAGTACATCGACCACGAATaccagtacaccaaccagcacatcgaccacagacaccagcacaccaaccagcacaacgaccaaAGTGACaagtacaccgaccagcacattgaccacagagaccagtacaccaaccagcacatcgaccacagagaccagtacacctaccagcacattgaccacagaTACCAGTATGCTGACCAGCAcagcgaccacagtgaccagtgcaccaaccagcacatcaaccacagtgaccagtacaccgaccagcacattgaccacgGATACCAGTACACtgaccagcacattgaccacagtgaccagtacacctaCCAGTACATTGACCACAGacaccagtacaccgaccagcacagcgaccacagtgaccagtagacCTACCAGCACATCGATCACACTGACCAGTACCACTACCAGTACATCGACCACAGataccagtacaccgaccagcacatcgaccaaagtgaccagtacaccgaccagcacatcaactgcagtgaccagtacaccgaccagcatatcgaccacagtgaccagtacaccgaccagcacattgaccacagagaccagtacaccaaccagcacagcgaccacagtgaccagtacaccgaccagctcATTGACCACAGATACCAGTACGCTGACCAGCACAGCGACCACAGTAACCAGTGCACCAACCACCACatcaaccacagtgaccagtacaccgaccagcacaatgaccacagtgaccagtacacctaCCAGGACatcgaccacagtgaccagtgtGCCGACCACCACAACGACCACAGCAACCAGTACATcgaccagcacattgaccacacAGACCAGTACACCATCCACAGTGACCAGCACACCAACTCAAACATTGaatacagagaccagcacaccgacCAGCACAGCGACCACGGATACCAGTACACTGACCAGCAcagcgaccacagtgaccagtgcaCCGACCACCACatcaaccacagtgaccagtacaccgaccagcacatcaaccacggATACtagtacaccaaccagcacagcgaccacagtgaccagtacaccgaccagtaCATCATTCACACTGACCAGTACCACTACGAGTACATCGACCACAGATaccagtacaccaaccagcacgaccaaagtgaccagtacaccgaccagcacatcgaccacagacatcagcacaccaaccagcacaacgaccactgTGACCAGCATACTGACCAGCACATCACCCACAGAGACCAGTACATCAACCagttcaccaaccagcacaccgccGACCATgaccagtacaccaaccagcacattgaccacagagagcagtacaccaaccagcacatcgaccgcacagaccagtacaccgaccagcacatcgaccaaagtgaccagtacaccaaccagcacatcgaccacagagaccagtacgctgaccagcacagcgaccacagtgaccagtagacCTACCAGCACAatgaccacagtgaccagtagagCTACCAGCACATCGATCACACTGACCAGTACCACTACCAGTACATCGACCACGGATaccagtacaccaaccagcacatcgaccacagagaccagcacaccaaccagaaCAACGACcaaagtgaccagtacaccgaccaccacatcaaccacagtgaccagtacaccgaccagcacatcgaccacagtgaccagtacaccaacCACCACATCGACCACAGAGATCAGTACACCGATCAGTACATCGACCACGAATaccagtacaccaaccagcacatcgaccacagacaccagcacaccaaccagcacaacgaccaaagtgaccagtacaccgaccagcacattgaccacagtgaccagtacacctaccagcacatcgaccacagagaccagtacacctaccagcacattgaccacagaTACCAGTATGCTGACCAGCAcagcgaccacagtgaccagtgcaCCAACCACCACatcaaccacagtgaccagtacaccgaccagcacattgaccacgGATACCAGTACACtgaccagcacattgaccacagtgaccagtacacctaCCAGTACATTGACCACAGacaccagtacaccgaccagcacagcgaccacagtgaccagtagacCTACCAGCACATCGATCACACTGACCAGTAGAACTACCAGTACATCGACCACAGataccagtacaccgaccagcacatcgaccaaagtgaccagtacaccgaccagcacatcaactgcagtgaccagtacaccaaccagcatatcgaccacagtgaccagtacaccgaccagcacattgaccacagagaccagtacaccaaccagcacagcgaccacagtgaccagtacaccgaccagctcATTGACCACAGATACCAGTACGCTGACCAGCAcagcgaccacagtgaccagtgcaCCAACCACCACatcaaccacagtgaccagtacaccaaccagcacaatgaccacagtgaccagtacacctaCGAGGACatcgaccacagtgaccagtgtGCCGACCACCACAACGACCACAGCAACCAGTACATcgaccagcacattgaccacacAGACCAGTACACCATCCACAGTGACCAGCACACCAACTCAAACATTGaatacagagaccagcacaccgacCAGCACAGCGACCACGGATACCAGTACACTGACCAGCAcagcgaccacagtgaccagtgcaCCGACCACCACatcaaccacagtgaccagtacaccgaccagcacatcaaccacggATTCtagtacaccaaccagcacagcgaccacagtgaccagtacaccgaccagtaCATCGATCACACTGACCAGTACCACTACGAGTACATCGACCACAGATaccagtacaccaaccagcacgaccaaagtgaccagtacaccgaccagcacatcgaccacagacatcagcacaccaaccagcacaacgaccactgTGACCAGCATACTGACCAGCACATCACCCACAGAGATCAGTACATCAACCagttcaccaaccagcacaccgccGACCATgaccagtacaccaaccagcacattgaccacagagagcagtacaccaaccagcacatcgaccgcagagaccagtacaccgaccagcacatcgaccaaagtgaccagtacaccaaccagcacatcgaccacagagaccagtacgctgaccagcacagcgaccacagtgaccagtagacCTACCAGCACAatgaccacagtgaccagtagagCTACCAGCACATTGATCACACTGACCAGTACCACTACCAGTACATCGACCACGGataccagtacaccgaccagcacgACCAAagtgaccagcacaccaaccagcacatcgaccacagagaccagcacaccaaccagcacaacgaccaaagtgaccagtacaccgaccaccacatcaaccacagtgaccagtacaccgaccagcacatcgaccacagtgaccagtacaccaaGCACCACATCGACCACAGAGATCAGTACACCAACCAGTACATCGACCACGGATaccagtacaccaaccagcacatcgaccacagacaccagcacaccaaccaaCACAACGACcaaagtgaccagtacaccgaccacgacatcaaccacagtgaccagtacacctaccagcacattgaccacagaTACCAGTATGCTGACCAGCACAGCGACCACGAATaccagtacaccaaccagcacatcgaccacagacaccagcacaccaaccagcacaacgaccacagcgaccagtacaccgaccagcacattgaccacgGATACCAGTACACtgaccagcacattgaccacagtgaccagtacacctaccagcacattgaccacagacaccagcacaccaaccagcacagcgaccacagtgaccagtagacCTACAAGCACATCGATCACACTGACCAGTACCACTACCAGTACATCGACCACGGATACCAGTACACTGACCAGCAcagcgaccacagtgaccagtgcaCCGACCATCAGatcaaccacagtgaccagtacaccgaccagcacatcaactgcagtgaccagtacaccgaccagcacatcgaccacagtgaccagtacaccgaccagcatatcgaccacagtgaccagtacaccgaccagcacattgaccacagagacctgtacaccaaccagcacagcgaccacagtgaccagtacaccgaccagctcATTGACCACAGATACCAGTACGCTGACCAGCAcagcgaccacagtgaccagtgcaCCAACCACCACatcaaccacagtgaccagtacaccgaccagcacattgaccacagtgaccagtacacctaCCAGGACatcgaccacagtgaccagtgcGCCGACCACCACAACGACCACAGCAACCAGTACATcgaccagcacattgaccacacAGACCAGTACACCATCCACAGTGACCAGCACACCAACTCAAACATTGaatacagagaccagcacaccgacCAGCACAGCGACCACGGATACCAGTACACTGACCAGCAcagcgaccacagtgaccagtgcaCCGACCACCACatcaaccacagtgaccagtacaccgaccagcacatcaaccacggATACtagtacaccaaccagcacagcgaccacagtgaccagtacaccgaccagtaCATCGATCACACTGACCAGTACCACTACGAGTACATCGACCACAGATaccagtacaccaaccagcacgaccaaagtgaccagtacaccgaccagcacatcgaccacagacATCAGCACAGcaaccagcacaacgaccactgTGACCAGCATACTGACCAGCACATCACCCACAGAGACCAGTACATCAACCagttcaccaaccagcacaccgccGACCATgaccagtacaccaaccagcacattgaccacagagagcagtacaccaaccagcacatcgaccgcagagaccagtacaccgaccagcacatcgaccaaagtgaccagtacaccaaccagcacatcgaccacagagaccagtacaccaaccagcacatcgaccacagagaccagtagACCTACCAGCACAatgaccacagtgaccagtagagCTACCAACACATCGATCACACTGACCAGTACCACTACCAGTACATCGACCACGGATaccagtacaccaaccagcacatcgaccacagagaccagcacaccaaccagaaCAACGACcaaagtgaccagtacaccgaccaccacatcaaccacagtgaccagtacactgaccagcacatcgaccacagtgaccagtacaccaacCACCACATCGACCACAGAGACCACTACACCGACCAGTACATCGACCACGAATaccagtacaccaaccagcacatcgaccacagacaccagcacaccaaccagcacaacgaccaaagtgaccagtacaccgaccagcacattgaccacagtgaccagtacacctaccagcacatcgaccacagagaccagtacacctaccagcacattgaccacagaTACCAGTATGCTGACCAGCAcagcgaccacagtgaccagtgcaccaaccagcacatcaaccacagtgaccagtacaccgaccagcacattgaccacgGATACCAGTACACtgaccagcacattgaccacagtgaccagtacacctaCCAGTACAttgaccacagtgaccagtacaccgaccagcacagcgaccacagtgaccagtagacCTACCAGCACATCGATCACACTGACCAGTAGAACTACCAGTACATCGACCACAGataccagtacaccgaccagcacatcgaccaaagtgaccagtacaccgaccagcacatcaactgcagtgaccagtacaccgaccagcatatcgaccacagtgaccagtacaccgaccagcacattgaccacagagaccagtacaccaaccagcacagcgaccacagtgaccagtacaccgaccagctcATTGACCACAGATACCAGTACGCTGACCAGCAcagcgaccacagtgaccagtgcaCCAACCACCACatcaaccacagtgaccagtacaccgaccagcacaatgaccacagtgaccagtacacctaCGAGGACatcgaccacagtgaccagtgtGCCGACCACCACAACGACCACAGCAACCAGTACATcgaccagcacattgaccacacAGACCAGTACACCATCCACAGTGACCAGCACACCAACTCAAACATTGaatacagagaccagcacaccgacCAGCACAGCGACCACGGATACCAGTACACTGACCAGCAcagcgaccacagtgaccagtgcaCCGACCACCACatcaaccacagtgaccagtacaccgaccagcacatcaaccacggATACtagtacaccaaccagcacagcgaccacagtgaccagtacaccgaccagtaCATCATTCACACTGACCAGTACCACTACGAGTACATCGACCACAGATaccagtacaccaaccagcacgaccaaagtgaccagtacaccgaccagcacatcgaccacagacatcagcacaccaaccagcacaacgaccactgTGACCAGCATACTGACCAGCACATCACCCACAGAGACCAGTACATCAACCagt
The DNA window shown above is from Mobula birostris isolate sMobBir1 chromosome 5, sMobBir1.hap1, whole genome shotgun sequence and carries:
- the LOC140198383 gene encoding uncharacterized protein; amino-acid sequence: MGLCDNQQNHHNYRVQHRNHNDYRDHNNDHYTDHSNKYTSHNIDHSDQYTYQHTDHREQFTDQHIDHREQYTDHHIDHSDQCTDHHIDHSDHYTDQHIDHGYQYTDQHSDHMISTPTSTSTTETSTPTSTSTTDTSTPTSTSTTVTSTPTSTSTTGTSTLTSTSTTVTSTPTSTPPTMTSTPTSTATTVTTTTDTSTLTSTATTVTSAPTTTSTTVTSTPTSTSTTDTSTPTSTATTVTSTPTSTSITLTSTTTSTSTTDTSTPTSTTKVTSTPTSTSTTDISTPTSTTTTVTSILTSTSPTETSTSTSSPTTTTTPTSTLTTDTSTLTSTVTTVTSTPTSTSTTATSTSTSTLTTDTSTPTSTTTTVTSTPTSTLTMDTSTLTSTVTTVTSAPTSTSTTDTSTPTSTSTTVTSTPTSTLTTDTSTPTSTTTTVTSRPTSTSITLTSTTTSTSTTDTSTLTSTATTVTSAPTSTTTKVTSTPTSTSTTDTSTPTSISTTDTSTPTSTLTTVTSTPTSIPTTVTSTPTSTTTKVTSTHSSTSTTVTSTPTTTSTTEISTPTSTSTTDTSTLTSTATTVTSAPTIRSTTVTNTSTLTSTATTVTSAPTTTSTTVTSTPTSTMTTVTSTPTRTSTTVTSVPTTTTTTATSTSTSTLTTQTSTPSTVTSTPTQTLNTETSTPTSTATTDTSTLTSTATTVTSAPTTTSTTVTSTPTSTSTTDTSTPTSTATTVTSTPTSTSFTLTSTTTSTSTTDTSTPTSTTKVTSTPTSTSTTDISTPTSTTTTVTSILTSTSPTETSTSTSSPTSTPPTMTSTPTSTLTTESSTPTSTSTAQTSTPTSTSTKVTSTPTSTTETSTPTRTTTKVTSTPTTTSTTVTSTPTSTSTTVTSTPTTTSTTEISTPISTSTTNTSTPTSTSTTDTSTPTSTTTKVTSTPTSTLTTVTSTPTSTSTTETSTPTSTLTTDTSMLTSTATTVTSAPTTTSTTVTSTPTSTLTTDTNTSTLTSTATTVTSAPTTTSTTVTSTPTSTMTTVTSTPTRTSTTVTSVPTTTTTTATSTSTSTLTTQTSTPSTVTSTPTQTLNTETSTPTSTATTDTSTLTSTATTVTSAPTTTSTTVTSTPTSTSTTDSSTPTSTATTVTSTPTSTSITLTSTTTTTSTLITLTSTTTSTSTTDTSTPTSTTKVTSTPTSTSTTETSTPTSTTTKVTSTPTTTSTTVTSTPTSTSTTVTSTPSTTSTTEISTPTSTSTTDTSTPTSTSTTDTSTPTNTTTKDIDHSDQCADHHNDHSNQYIDQHIDHTDQYTIHSDQHTNSNIEYRDQHTDQHSDHGYQYTDQHSDHSDQCTDHHINHSDQYTDQHINHGY